CGATGCCAACGACAATGCCGTATCTGTTGTAAACACCGCTACCCATAAAATAGTTGAAACCGTATCAACGGTACTTTACCCAACACATTTAACCGGTTCAACCACCAATGGCCTGGCCCTATCGGCCGATGGCAAAACCCTTTACATTGCCAATGCCGATAACAACTGCCTTGCCGTGTTTGATGTAACTACACCCGGTAGCAGCAAAAGCAAAGGTTTTATACCTGTTGGCTGGTACCCAACTAACGTAAAAATGTTGGGTAATAAAATACTGGTATCAAACGGTAAAGGTTTCTCATCAATGGCTAACCCTAAAGGGCCTCAGCCTGTAAAGAAAACCGACAACAGCGGTTATAAACAGGGTGCAATTAACAGCCGTGAGCAATACATCGGAGGTTTGTTTAAAGGCACACTGTCATTCATTGATAAACCAACAGATATCGAACTAAAAAAACTCACCAAACAGGTTTATGCCAACACGCCGTTTACCGATAAAATTGAAAAAACAGCCAAAGGCGAAGAAGGCAATCCCATCCCCCGCCGCGCCGGCGAAAAATCGCCTATTAAATATGTTTTCTATATTATTAAAGAAAACCGCACTTACGACCAGGTTTTAGGCGATATGCCGCAAGGCAACGGCGATACCTCGCTTTGTATTTTTGGCAATAAGGTGACGCCTAACCATCATGCCATTGCCAATGAGTTTGTGCTGCTGGATAATTTTTATGTTGATGCCGAGGTAAGCGCCGACGGCCACAACTGGAGCATGGCCGCCTACGCTACCGATTTTGTGGAAAAAACATGGCCAACCAGCTACGGCGGCCGCGGAGGTAATTATGATTTTGAAGGCAGCCGCAAGGCAGCCTACCCCCGCGATGGTTTTATATGGGATTATTGCAAACGTGCCGGTGTTAGTTACCGTACTTACGGCGAATTTGTGACCGATGGCAACCCGGGTAAAGCAAACCTAAAATCGTTAGAAGGGCATTTTTGCGCTGCATCTCCGGGTTTCGACCTCAATGTAAAAGACGTAAAACGCACCGAGATCTGGGCGCATGATTTTGATTCGCTTTTAACTATTAATGCCGTACCTCATTTCAATACCGTTCGCATCTCTAACGATCATACCAGCGGGCAGCGCAAGGGAGCTATTTCACCTATTGCCGCAGTTGGTGATAATGATTTGGCTATCGGGCAGTTCATTGAGCATTTGTCGCACAGTGCTATCTGGAAAGAATCTGTTGTTTTTATTTTGGAGGATGACGCCCAGAATGGTCCGGACCATATCGATGCACACCGCTCGCCTGTGTTTGTAGCCGGGCCCTATGTAAAACGCAATGCTGTGATACATGGCATGTACTCAACATCGGGCGTTTTGCGCACCATGGAGTTGATATTAGGTCTGCCACCCATGAGCCAGTATGATGCCGCAGCCATGCCATTGTATGATTGCTTTACCAGCAAGCCCGACTTCACGCCTTACACCGCCAAAGCAGCACAGGTTAACCTGGAGCAGCGCAACGTAGCCGTAAACGAAAGCAGCCGGCGGTCGGAGTTGTTTAATTTTGCTAAAGAAGATGCGGCGCCGGATATCGATTTGAACGAGGTGGTTTGGAAGTACGTAAAAGGTGAGGCTTCTGTCATGCCCGCGCCAAAAAGGAGTGCCTTTGTAATTTTAGAACCTAAAAAAGAACAGGATGATGATTGATTTGTTAATTTCGTTTAACCGGGATTAATCCAATTAGCGAAATCTTAATACATTTAACATGAAGCCCGGTTGGATATTTTTAGCCGGGCTTTTACATTTAACTATACACCCATGATCACCACTATCGAAAACGAATTTATCCGCGTAAGCATCAATACAAAAGGTGCGCAATTAAGTTCATTATATAACAAAGCCACCAAAACCGAGCATATGTGGCAAGCCGATGAAAAGATCTGGCCATGGCATGCCCCTAACCTGTTTCCGGTGGTTGGCGGGTTGATTAATAATGAGCTGGTGGTTGATGGTGAAAAGTATGCTATGAACCGCCACGGCTTTGCAAGGCAATCGGAGTTTTTTTTGCTGGAGAGCGACGAAAATTCGGCAAGTTATTCGCTACCAAACTGCGAAAATACGCTGAAAGTTTACCCTTTTAAATTCGATTTCCAGATTTTGTATCACCTGATAGAGGGTGCTTTGCGCATCACCTACAAAGTGATCAACCTGGATAAAAAACCGGTATACTTTTCAGTTGGCGGGCACCCGGCTTTTAACGTGCCGTTTAACAAAGGCGAAAATTACGAGGATTATTACCTTGAATTTGAAACCGAAGAACAACTTGACGCCCATGCGCTATCAAAAGATGGCTTTTTTAACGGCGTTACGCACCCGGTGCCAACGCCCAATAAAAAACTGCATTTAACGCGCGATTTATTTAATGCTGATGCACTGGTGTTTAAAAACCTTAAATCGCGTATGCTCACTATCAAAAGTGATAAACACGAGCAAACGCTGGCGCTTGAATTTCCGCATTTCAACTACCTGGGCATCTGGGCCAAACCCGGTGCCGATTTTGTTTGTATTGAGCCCTGGCTGGGCTGTGCCGATACCGAAGGCAAACAGGTTGATATTAAAGAAAAGGAAGCCATTCAGAAATTAAACGTAGGCCATGTGTTTGAAGCTGCCTATTTTGTGTGCATTTAAGCGGTAGGTTTACAATAAATTTAAAATTTGTTAAAACATTTTTAAGTGATTTTAATTTTCCTTTTGAACAGATCACTAAAAAAACTATAACTATGAAAAAGCAAATTTATTTATTAGCCCTTACCATGCTGTTGTCATTTACAGCGTTAACCAGCTTTGCTGCCGATAGCCATGCGCTTACCCCGCTAAGCAAGGAAGAAATAGCCACCATGACAACCGAGCAAAAGCAAGCCCGCGTTGAAGAGATAAAAGCCCGTGTACAGGAAATTAAAGACATGGATAAGTCGCAACTTACCAAAGAAGAGCGTAAAGAGCTTCGCACCGAACTTAAAAGCATGAAAAAAGAGGCCAACGCCCTTGGCGGCGGCGGTATTTACCTTTCGTTAGGTGCTATTATCATTATTATTTTGGTGCTGATTTTGATTTTGTAATTAGCTGCTAAAATTATACCGAAACGCTCCGGATTTTTTCGGAGCGTTTTTTGTTTGAATTAACATGAGTTCAGGATAAGCCGGGGCTGTCTGATTTTAACAAAAAATGTCATTTCGATAGAGCCGGGGAGGAAAGAGCGCAGGGCGAAAGAGAAATCTGTACATCTTGTCAAACGGCTATGCATTCGTTTAAGCAGGGTGTACAAGATCTTCTCACCACCAAATCTGGCGCAAGTGTTGTGCATTGGGTTGTGCTGTGGGTCACTTGTGCCTTTCAAGAAACGATACATTACATGAAGCACAAGTCTCCCACCGCTCCCATCCTTTGCCGTTGTTGGTGTTGTCACCATGGCTGTTCGGAAGATTTTTTGATTCCCTCCCTTGGGAGGGGTGTGATGGATTGCGCAGTGGCAGGGAGGGGTTTTTACACCTTGCCCGACGAATATGCAGGGTGTAGAAACCCCTCCCTACACCCTCCCAAGGGAGGGAATCGCACAATTCCCCCCGCTTTTTTATTTCTTCCGAACACCTATAGTGTTGTCACCAACATCTCTGTGCCATGCATTATTGCGATAGTACCTCACAAAAAAAACGAGGATCCTAATGTTGTTGGTGACAACACCAACATCGGCGCGGAGTTTTTACCTGCCTTGTTATATTACCAGTTCGTTTAAATAAAAACAAAAAGCCTCAGGTAATATCTACCCAAGGCTTTCTATCGTTAATATTTTATTCGATTTATTTCTTACCGTCTGGCTTAGTGCCTGAATTTGGGATAAGCGGAGCTTGATTAACTGGTGCCTGCGAGCCTTTAGTGTTGCTATTGATCTTCTCGCGCAGAGCCGAGTTATCATTACCTGTAGTGCCGCCTTTAACCGATACATTGATCGCAAGGGTTAATACCATTAAGCCGATAGCCAGTACCCAGGTTCCTTTTTCAAGGAAATCGCCGGTTTTTTGTACGCCCATTAGTTGTGATGAGCTTGAAAAATTTGATGCCAAACCACCGCCTTTAGGGTTTTGGATAAGTACAATAAGCCCTAACAAGGCACATACCAGTACAGTAACAATGATTAAAAGGATATACATTTCTTTATATTAGTTTATTTTCTTTTCTATTTGTTCAATTTGGCTTGCAAAGTAACGGCTTTTATCCGGGAATTTCAACATTAATTTTTTGTAAGTTGCAATAGCCTTGTGATATAACATTTGCTCTGTATAAATGCGGGCCAGTGTTTCGCTTACCAGTTCATTCCTATCTTCCGAACTTTTCTTGGCCTTATTCTCATTATCAATTTTATTAGCCGATGGCGGCCTGATCTGCGGCTCTTCCCTGATAAACTTCTCGATAATGATATCTTCCTTACTTTTTACCTCGGGTACATCAGGCTGAGGTGTTTTTTCCAGTTCTTCGAGCGATTGGGCATGAAAAATATTTTCGTAATACTGGTGCTGCAAGGCATCGGCAGTTTGTGGTGCCGGCGGTACGGCAGGCTCGGGAGCATTCTTCGCAGGAATAACAGATTCGATACTGTACGG
The sequence above is a segment of the Mucilaginibacter celer genome. Coding sequences within it:
- a CDS encoding aldose 1-epimerase family protein, which translates into the protein MITTIENEFIRVSINTKGAQLSSLYNKATKTEHMWQADEKIWPWHAPNLFPVVGGLINNELVVDGEKYAMNRHGFARQSEFFLLESDENSASYSLPNCENTLKVYPFKFDFQILYHLIEGALRITYKVINLDKKPVYFSVGGHPAFNVPFNKGENYEDYYLEFETEEQLDAHALSKDGFFNGVTHPVPTPNKKLHLTRDLFNADALVFKNLKSRMLTIKSDKHEQTLALEFPHFNYLGIWAKPGADFVCIEPWLGCADTEGKQVDIKEKEAIQKLNVGHVFEAAYFVCI
- a CDS encoding bifunctional YncE family protein/alkaline phosphatase family protein; this encodes MKLKSAVCMALLCISFQAFAQTKTPGKIEQTGQVLLPNGWKLSPAGRSLPLGDLPLNMQLSSTGRLLAVTNNGQSTQSIQLIDPKNEKLLDEQVIKKSWYGLAFSRDEKKLYASGGNDNWILIYNINDNKLGTPDTIKLAPHPWPKSKVCATGMVTNKSNSRLYSVTKEDSTLYIINPDKKEIMNRVKLPAEAYACTLSPDEKTLYISLWGGNMLGFYNVATQTLSTIKTPSHPNELLLDKKGKYLYVADANDNAVSVVNTATHKIVETVSTVLYPTHLTGSTTNGLALSADGKTLYIANADNNCLAVFDVTTPGSSKSKGFIPVGWYPTNVKMLGNKILVSNGKGFSSMANPKGPQPVKKTDNSGYKQGAINSREQYIGGLFKGTLSFIDKPTDIELKKLTKQVYANTPFTDKIEKTAKGEEGNPIPRRAGEKSPIKYVFYIIKENRTYDQVLGDMPQGNGDTSLCIFGNKVTPNHHAIANEFVLLDNFYVDAEVSADGHNWSMAAYATDFVEKTWPTSYGGRGGNYDFEGSRKAAYPRDGFIWDYCKRAGVSYRTYGEFVTDGNPGKANLKSLEGHFCAASPGFDLNVKDVKRTEIWAHDFDSLLTINAVPHFNTVRISNDHTSGQRKGAISPIAAVGDNDLAIGQFIEHLSHSAIWKESVVFILEDDAQNGPDHIDAHRSPVFVAGPYVKRNAVIHGMYSTSGVLRTMELILGLPPMSQYDAAAMPLYDCFTSKPDFTPYTAKAAQVNLEQRNVAVNESSRRSELFNFAKEDAAPDIDLNEVVWKYVKGEASVMPAPKRSAFVILEPKKEQDDD
- the secG gene encoding preprotein translocase subunit SecG → MYILLIIVTVLVCALLGLIVLIQNPKGGGLASNFSSSSQLMGVQKTGDFLEKGTWVLAIGLMVLTLAINVSVKGGTTGNDNSALREKINSNTKGSQAPVNQAPLIPNSGTKPDGKK